The Streptomyces sp. NBC_00102 genome segment CGGGCGCTCGGCGCCGACTGGGGGATCGCCACCACCGGAGTCGCCGGCCCCGAACCCCAGGACGGTCAGCCGGTGGGAACCGTCTTCGCCGCGGTCGCGGGACCGCTCGGGGTCGGTAAAGTCGCGGCACTGCGGTTGAACGGCGAGCGGGCGGACATCCGTAGAGAGAGCGTGCTCGCCGTCCTTGAGCTGCTCTCCGGCGAACTCGCGGAAAATGCGCGGGCACAGGATACGGAACAGAACGGGGGGAATTGATGTTTGCAGCCCTGAGAGAACACGACATCACTCCCCGCACGGCCGCAGCGCTAAGCGGTACGGTGGGGCGTGAAGGATGCGGCTACGCGGTCCGAGGAGGGAGCCACCGATGATTCTGCTCCGTCGCCTGCTGGGTGACGTGCTGCGTCGGCAGCGCCAGCGCCAAGGCCGTACTCTGCGCGAAGTCTCCTCGTCCGCCCGGGTCTCGCTCGGCTATCTCTCCGAGGTGGAGCGGGGGCAGAAGGAGGCATCCTCCGAGCTGCTCTCCGCGATTTGCGACGCGCTTGACGTACGGATGTCCGAGCTCATGCGTGAAGTGAGCGATGAGCTGTCACTCGCCGAACTCGCCGAGTCGGCGGCAGCCACCGATCCGGTCCACGTACCGGTGCGCCCCATGCTCAACTCCGTCTCCGTGGCATCGGTGGCGGGTGTACCGGCGGGACGGGTGACGATCAAGGCGCCCGCGGAAGCGGTGGATGTCGTCGCCGCCTGACCCGTACGGTCCGGTGTGACAGCGAACCCCGGTCGGCCCTCACGAGGGCGGGCCGGGGTTCGCTCGTGCGCGGGGGTGTGCGGGGTACGGGGTGTACGCACTGCGGGGTGTGGGGGACGGTTCTCGGGGCACACGGAGAGCGAGGCTGCGGATGGTCGCTTTGTCAGCTTCTGTGCCATCGTGGATGGCGTGCTGACTGCGGCTGACGAACCAGCCGACGAAACCGTCGGCGCGACGGGACAGGGGCTTCGACGCCCGGTCCACCGCCGACAGAACGGAGAGAGTGCATGTCTGTCGTGAAGAGCCCGCTTTCCGATGCCGACCTCAAGACGGTGGGCGAGGCGCTCCAAGGTGCGCTGGTCGACCTGGTCGACCTCTCGCTGGCCGCGAAGCAGGTCCACTGGAACGTCGTCGGCCCGCGCTTCCGCTCCGTGCACCTTCAGCTCGACGAGGTCGTGGACACCGCGCGCCAGCACTCCGACACGGTGGCCGAGCGTGCCTCGGCCATCGGCGTCAACCCGGACGGACGGTCCGCGACCATCGCCCGGACGACCGCGATCGACGTCGTGCCGGACGGCTGGATCAAGGATGTCGACGCGGTGAAGGTCCTGGTGGACGCGCTGGGGATCGTGATCGGCCGGATGCGTGAGCGCATCGACGCCACCGGCGACCCCGACCCGGTGAGCCAGGACATCCTGATCGCCGTGGCAGCCGACCTCGAGAAGCACGCGTGGATGTTCCAGGCGGAGAGCGCCTGAGCCTCTGTGCGGCCGTGCGGCGCGGAGCGCCGCAGCCCCCGGCCGTGAGTGGCCCCACGACCTCGGTACGCCCGTCGGCCCCGCACCCGGATCATCGTCCGGAGCGGGGCCGACGGGCGTACGCGCGCGTGTTCCTGGTGGTGGTCGCTCCGTGCGCGTCAGCCTCCGTAGGCGTGTCACCCGCCGAGGAAGGAATGGCTGCGGCCGATCTCGGTGAAGCCGCGGCGGGCGTACCACTTTCGTCCCGCCGTACACCGGTGGGCAAGGCAGACGGGGCGGCTCACCGGCGCTCGCGGATGCGGGCCGCCGCACCGGGTCTCGTACGGAGGCGGCGGGGGGCCGAGCCGGCCCGGTGCAGCCTCTGGATGCAGTGCGGCCCGTCCCGGGGCAGACTGCCGGACAGGGCAGGAGGGCCCCGTCCGCGCCGCGATCCGACGGTCCGGACATCGGCCGGAGGAGGCCGCAGTGATACGGAGACGGGTGCGGCCGGTCCTGATATCCACCGGCCTCCTGGTGTGCGGCGGGCTGTGGTGGTGGGCCGTGCTGCGGCTCGCTCTGGTCCCGGGACGGTCCGGGGCACTGGAGGGCGCGGTGGTGGCGGGCGGCTGGGGACTGAGCCTGCTGCCGGTCCACGTGACCTCGGCCGGGACGAGCGGCCGGACCCCCCGGTACGAGGGCTCCATATCCGGCCGGCCGTTCCTCCGGTACGCGCGCCGGTGGCAGGAGCGTGGCATACGGAACGGGGGACGGCCGGGCATCGGGCTGCGCGTGCTCCGACGGTACCGGGGCCTCCGGCGGGGGCGCACCGACCGGTGAGGCCGGGCAGGTGGGGCCGGGGCCGGCGTGAGTCGTCCGCCGGACGCGATCGGGCAGGGCGGTTCAGTGCGGGGCGGGGCCCGACTGGCAGTGGGGACACCAGTACGTGGGGCGGTCGACCTGGTCCGCTTTGCGGACGGGAGTGCGGCAGCGGAGGCAGGGGCGGCCCGCACGGCCGTAGACGTACACCGGCTCACGGGCGCGGCTGAGGGCCGCGACGCGGCCTGTGGTGGTGCGGGTGGTGCGGTCGCGGTTCGCGTCCAGCAGCCGCGCTGCGGCGCCCACCAGCCGGGGGAGGAGGGACTCGGGCAGCTCGCCCACCGGGAGCCAGGGGGTGACGCGGGCCAGGAAGCAGAGCTCGCACTTGTAGACGTTGCCGATACCGGCCAGATTGCGCTGGTCGAGCAGGGCCTCGCCGAGCGGACGGTCGGACTCGGCCAGCAGGTTCGCGAGGGCCCTGTCCGCGTCCCAGTCGGGCCCCAGCAGGTCGGGACCCAGATGGCCGACCACCTTCTCCTCGTCCGGGGTGCGCAGAAGCTCCAGTACCGGGAGCCGGTAGCCGACCGCGGTGTGATCGGTGTTGCCGAGGACCGCCCGGATCTCGTACGCCGGACCGCCGCGCCACCGCTCCCCGGGGGCGAAGATCCGCCAGGCGCCGTCCATCCGCAGATGGCTGTGGAGCGTGAGGCCGCCCTCCAGCCGGGTGAGGAGGTGCTTGCCCCTCGGGGTCACGTCGAGGACGGTGCGGCCGGTCAGATCCGCGGTGGCGAATCGCGGCACCCGCAGATCGGCGTGGGTGAGCACCCTTCCGGCGAGGGCGGCGTGCAGATGCTTCGCCGTCCGCGCGACGGTGTCTCCTTCGGGCATGCCTCCATCATGCGCCGACGCGCGGGCTCGCGCGGGGGGGCGCCGCGGCGGGCAGCGGACCACGGGCGGGGCGCCGCGGCGGGCAGCGGACCACGGGTGGGGGCCACCGGGTCAGGCGCGCAGCCGCATCCCCTTCGGGGTGGCCAGGAACCCCGCCGCTTCCAGCACGCGGCCCACCGGCGAGGTCAGCGAGGACACGCCGTTGGTGCGCTCCACCGTGACCGTGCCGAGCGCGCCGGCCTTCGCCGCGGCCGCGAGCGCCTCGGCCGCCGCGCGCAGCACGGGGTCCTCGGGGTCGGAGGGCCAGGCCAGCAGGGACTTGCCGCCGCGCTCCATGTACAAGGTCAGCTCCCCGTCGACCAGGACCACCAGGGCGCCCGCCTTGCGGCCCGGTTTGTGACCGGCACCGTCCGGGGACTCCGGCCAGGGCAGCGCCGCGCCGTAGGCGTTGGCAGGGTCGGCCGCCGCCAGTACCACGGCGCGCGGCACGATCCCCGGGTCCCGGCGGTCCCGGGCGGTCGACGCCGCCCGCAGCCGGTCCACCGCACCGTCCATCGCGAACTGTGCGGCCCCGAGCCCCTCCACGACGTAACCGCGCCTCGCCTGACCGTTGTCCTCGAAGGCGGCGAGGATCCGGTACGTCGCCGAGAAGCCGCCCTCCACCCCCTCCGCCTGCACCGCGCCCCGGGTGACCACACCGTGCCGGTCCAGCAGGGTGCGGGCCAGTGCGTGGGCACGGTGGGTGGGTTCGGGTTCGCTCGCGGGCAGCAGCGCCCACCGGCCGGAGACCGTGGGCGGGCCCGTCCGCGAGGCCGGGCGGGCGGAGGCGGTCAGCGAGCCGTACCGGCCGCGCGGCACCGAACGCCGGGCCCGGTGCGCGGTCGCCCCGGCCGTACGCCCCGACCCGAGGAGCGAGCGCAGCGGCGCCAGCGTGTCGTTGGTGAGCCGCCCCGACCAGGCGAGGTCCCAGAGGGCGTCCGCCAGCTGGGCGTCCGAGGCGGACGGGTGCGTGGTGGCGCGGACCTGATCGGCGATCTGGCGGAAGAAGAGGCCGTACCCGCCCCGGAGCGCGGTCAGGACCGACTCGTGCAGCGCGGTCAGCTCCAGCGGATGGGGCGGCGGCAGCAGGAGCGGGGCGTTGTCCGCCGGATAGAGGGAGAGCCAGCCGTCCTTGCCCGGGAGGGCGCCCGCCC includes the following:
- a CDS encoding Dps family protein, which translates into the protein MSVVKSPLSDADLKTVGEALQGALVDLVDLSLAAKQVHWNVVGPRFRSVHLQLDEVVDTARQHSDTVAERASAIGVNPDGRSATIARTTAIDVVPDGWIKDVDAVKVLVDALGIVIGRMRERIDATGDPDPVSQDILIAVAADLEKHAWMFQAESA
- a CDS encoding helix-turn-helix domain-containing protein; protein product: MILLRRLLGDVLRRQRQRQGRTLREVSSSARVSLGYLSEVERGQKEASSELLSAICDALDVRMSELMREVSDELSLAELAESAAATDPVHVPVRPMLNSVSVASVAGVPAGRVTIKAPAEAVDVVAA
- a CDS encoding Fpg/Nei family DNA glycosylase, whose protein sequence is MPEGDTVARTAKHLHAALAGRVLTHADLRVPRFATADLTGRTVLDVTPRGKHLLTRLEGGLTLHSHLRMDGAWRIFAPGERWRGGPAYEIRAVLGNTDHTAVGYRLPVLELLRTPDEEKVVGHLGPDLLGPDWDADRALANLLAESDRPLGEALLDQRNLAGIGNVYKCELCFLARVTPWLPVGELPESLLPRLVGAAARLLDANRDRTTRTTTGRVAALSRAREPVYVYGRAGRPCLRCRTPVRKADQVDRPTYWCPHCQSGPAPH
- a CDS encoding CinA family protein, with the protein product MTVAARVLRQLTERGETLAVAESLTGGLVAAEITAVPGASRSFRGSVTAYATPLKHELLGVDPTLLAERGAVDAEVARGMAAGVRRALGADWGIATTGVAGPEPQDGQPVGTVFAAVAGPLGVGKVAALRLNGERADIRRESVLAVLELLSGELAENARAQDTEQNGGN